The Kroppenstedtia pulmonis genome has a segment encoding these proteins:
- a CDS encoding mandelate racemase/muconate lactonizing enzyme family protein, translating into MNIESIQTYPLSHQIREPYGDANGYKSYRSCYLICIRTVDGVEGWGECMDWHPYLEQSFQERIIPYLIGKKTTDRSQLVSTVRTWHHRAATGVSMALTEILARQAGVHICDLWGGIQHRQIPVYASFQSYTDRSDWIQHSLTQVEGSLSAGYSKVKVKIGGRPLREDMKHIEGVLQLTEGKVGLAVDANQSYDVSTALSWNRVFSKGDHWLWFEEPMPLDELSSYQLFRSRCYLPVAGGENLTGPTKFAPLIHQGALDIFQPDVAHSGGIGFYQDTIKMARHFGFRVSPHTYDGFLTRLYTLFCQACLSPWSKMAEESLEPVEWDVMENPFSTLISVQPKDGEVMIPEGIGTGVELDREKLESLRLV; encoded by the coding sequence ATGAACATCGAGTCGATTCAAACTTATCCGCTGTCTCATCAGATCCGGGAACCTTATGGCGATGCCAACGGTTATAAATCTTATCGGAGTTGTTATCTTATATGCATCCGTACCGTCGACGGAGTGGAGGGATGGGGGGAGTGTATGGACTGGCACCCTTATCTGGAACAGTCCTTTCAAGAGCGGATCATCCCTTATCTGATCGGTAAAAAAACGACAGACCGGTCTCAACTTGTAAGCACTGTTCGCACCTGGCATCATCGTGCCGCTACAGGTGTCAGTATGGCTTTGACGGAGATACTGGCACGACAGGCAGGAGTCCATATCTGCGATTTATGGGGAGGGATACAACATCGCCAGATTCCCGTCTATGCTTCTTTTCAGTCCTACACGGATCGCTCAGACTGGATCCAGCATTCCTTGACGCAAGTCGAAGGGTCTCTTTCAGCAGGGTACAGCAAGGTAAAAGTCAAAATAGGAGGGCGTCCTTTACGGGAAGATATGAAACATATTGAAGGAGTCCTGCAACTGACTGAGGGGAAAGTGGGACTGGCTGTGGATGCGAATCAAAGTTATGATGTTTCCACCGCTTTGTCATGGAACCGTGTTTTTTCCAAGGGGGATCACTGGCTATGGTTTGAGGAACCGATGCCTCTGGACGAGCTGTCATCGTATCAATTATTCCGCTCCCGCTGTTATCTGCCAGTGGCAGGTGGAGAGAACCTGACCGGCCCCACGAAATTTGCTCCACTGATTCACCAGGGGGCTTTGGATATTTTTCAACCGGATGTGGCGCATTCCGGAGGAATAGGTTTCTACCAGGATACGATCAAAATGGCCCGTCATTTCGGATTTCGAGTCTCTCCCCATACCTATGACGGATTTCTTACCCGTTTGTACACACTTTTTTGTCAAGCGTGCTTGTCTCCCTGGAGTAAAATGGCGGAGGAATCACTGGAGCCGGTAGAGTGGGATGTAATGGAAAATCCCTTTTCCACTCTTATTTCTGTTCAGCCCAAAGACGGCGAAGTTATGATTCCGGAAGGGATCGGTACTGGAGTGGAATTAGACCGGGAGAAGCTGGAGTCTCTTCGTTTGGTATAA
- a CDS encoding stage II sporulation protein M: MSAHTANRLNHFIQKHQTLWNRLEYLYDQTKKKEVTRQTLDELGHTYRQVTAHLAYAQTYFPTHPVTQYLNNLTTKAHQAIYGYNPKSDIRKWVRFFTHRFPELFYDRSLFFLTAAFLFIAGALFAYGYTMVTPENATAFVPPEVVDQIDPDQVGVNQWDHTVVSSQIMINNIQVAFLCFAFGALFGIGTVWVLFSNGLLIGALAALFQQAGGAYIFWAFIWPHGVIELTAIFISGAAGLSLAYSFFVPGELPRLESFKREGRVTVQIILGVIPLFIVAGLIEGFLTPAPWPHWTKYLIALSTLVFLTYYLGRPFLNKGILKNVPGYSPAPQSIKDVSHV; the protein is encoded by the coding sequence TTGTCTGCCCATACTGCTAACCGATTGAATCATTTTATTCAAAAGCACCAGACGCTGTGGAATCGTTTGGAATACCTGTACGATCAAACAAAGAAAAAGGAAGTTACCAGGCAAACCTTGGACGAACTTGGTCATACATATCGTCAGGTAACAGCTCACTTGGCCTATGCCCAAACGTATTTTCCTACCCATCCGGTAACACAATATCTGAATAACCTGACCACCAAAGCACATCAAGCAATATACGGATATAATCCCAAGAGTGACATACGGAAATGGGTTCGTTTTTTTACCCATCGTTTTCCGGAGTTATTTTATGATCGTTCCCTCTTCTTTTTGACAGCGGCATTTCTTTTTATTGCCGGAGCTCTTTTTGCCTATGGATATACCATGGTAACTCCGGAGAACGCCACAGCATTTGTTCCCCCTGAAGTGGTTGACCAAATCGATCCTGATCAGGTGGGAGTCAATCAATGGGATCATACTGTGGTATCTAGTCAGATTATGATTAACAATATCCAGGTTGCTTTTTTATGTTTTGCATTCGGAGCTCTTTTTGGAATAGGAACCGTATGGGTACTATTTTCTAACGGACTGTTGATTGGAGCCTTAGCGGCATTGTTTCAGCAAGCCGGGGGTGCCTATATCTTCTGGGCTTTTATCTGGCCTCATGGTGTAATAGAATTGACAGCGATTTTTATATCCGGTGCCGCAGGACTCTCTTTGGCCTACTCTTTCTTTGTTCCTGGTGAATTACCTCGACTGGAGTCTTTTAAAAGAGAAGGACGGGTCACCGTTCAAATCATTCTGGGTGTCATTCCTTTGTTTATCGTGGCAGGCTTGATTGAAGGTTTTCTTACCCCGGCTCCTTGGCCACATTGGACCAAGTATCTGATTGCGTTGAGTACCTTGGTTTTCTTAACATACTATTTGGGTCGGCCATTTCTGAATAAGGGGATTCTCAAAAATGTTCCTGGCTATTCTCCTGCTCCCCAGTCAATCAAAGATGTTTCTCACGTGTAA
- a CDS encoding AAA family ATPase, whose translation MEKDHSPFTEIAEKSEKVLHGMESVVIGQSEQLRLLWAALLTGGHVLIEGVPGLGKTMMVRALGKVIDASFSRIQFTPDMMPAEVTGTKIFDIQSGRFTFKQGPIFTHLLLADEINRTPPKTQAALLEAMEEGKVTVDGESLDLPAPFFVAATQNPIEYEGTYPLPEAQLDRFAMKLTVDYPGEEEEVDILSGHRITSKRESVLSPLISASSILSFRKHIDKVRVEESVINYVSSIIRSTRNHPQIMLGASTRAGLSLMSLSKAIAAMEGRDFVVPDDVKIVIRPALRHRLILNPDVELEGLKTDDLIEEIARSVMVPR comes from the coding sequence ATGGAAAAAGACCATTCTCCCTTTACAGAAATAGCTGAGAAGTCGGAGAAGGTACTTCATGGTATGGAAAGTGTCGTCATCGGGCAGTCTGAGCAATTACGTCTTCTATGGGCGGCTTTGTTAACCGGGGGACATGTTTTGATAGAGGGGGTTCCCGGACTGGGCAAAACGATGATGGTTCGAGCATTGGGAAAAGTGATTGACGCTTCCTTCTCCAGAATTCAGTTTACCCCTGATATGATGCCGGCAGAGGTGACTGGAACCAAAATTTTTGATATCCAATCAGGTCGCTTTACTTTTAAGCAGGGACCTATCTTTACCCATTTGCTATTAGCGGATGAAATTAACCGAACACCCCCCAAAACACAGGCCGCTTTGCTGGAAGCGATGGAAGAAGGCAAAGTGACCGTGGATGGAGAATCACTGGACTTGCCTGCTCCTTTTTTTGTAGCAGCCACCCAAAATCCCATTGAATACGAAGGAACCTATCCGTTGCCGGAAGCTCAACTGGACCGCTTCGCCATGAAACTGACTGTAGATTATCCCGGCGAAGAGGAGGAAGTGGACATTCTTTCGGGGCATCGCATAACCAGTAAGAGAGAAAGTGTTCTTTCTCCCTTGATTTCCGCTTCATCCATCCTTTCATTTCGTAAACATATCGACAAAGTTCGTGTTGAGGAATCCGTTATCAACTATGTATCGTCTATTATTCGCTCTACCCGTAATCATCCTCAAATTATGTTGGGGGCCAGTACCCGGGCCGGATTAAGCCTTATGTCCTTGAGTAAGGCGATTGCAGCTATGGAGGGTCGGGATTTTGTCGTTCCCGATGATGTAAAAATTGTGATCAGACCAGCCTTGCGACACCGGTTGATTCTAAACCCGGATGTGGAACTGGAGGGGTTAAAAACAGATGACCTCATTGAAGAGATTGCCCGTTCGGTCATGGTTCCAAGATAA
- a CDS encoding polysaccharide deacetylase family protein yields the protein MRYRIRTGLIVTLAVLLSVGCTTEGQEVKPDAEPALKKAETKSPEEKKTNDQDPASNSLKQSDVDNNDSKKNKSEAEEKPSEEQQSNQSDDKKKEQELEELKEQTVVYRGPRHTKQVALTFDDGPDQEYTKKILNILREEKVPATFFVVGNMARNNPEMLKRIDEEGHVLANHSWNHPYLPRLSDKKLDQELMKTNRMVKKVTGKEMQLVRPPYGAAEGIEKKIRDKGFTIVNWDVDTKDWTSSRTSSQIQQVIKSQAVPGSIILMHSAGGNREQTVQALPHIISHFRNQGYDLVTVDQLLAIPAYQKVDP from the coding sequence GTGCGTTATCGCATACGCACGGGATTGATAGTGACGTTAGCTGTTTTGTTATCAGTGGGATGCACCACAGAAGGGCAAGAGGTAAAGCCGGATGCAGAGCCTGCTTTGAAAAAGGCGGAAACGAAATCACCGGAAGAAAAAAAAACCAACGATCAAGATCCAGCATCAAATAGCTTGAAACAATCCGATGTCGATAATAACGATTCGAAAAAAAATAAATCAGAAGCTGAGGAAAAACCTTCGGAAGAACAACAGTCGAATCAGTCTGATGATAAAAAGAAAGAACAAGAGTTGGAGGAGTTAAAAGAACAAACCGTTGTCTACCGGGGCCCCCGTCATACTAAACAAGTGGCACTCACCTTTGATGATGGTCCAGATCAAGAATACACCAAAAAAATATTAAATATTTTACGGGAGGAGAAGGTGCCTGCCACTTTTTTTGTAGTCGGAAACATGGCTCGTAATAATCCCGAAATGCTGAAAAGAATTGATGAAGAAGGACATGTACTGGCCAATCATTCCTGGAACCATCCCTATTTACCTCGTCTTTCTGACAAAAAATTGGACCAGGAACTGATGAAAACCAATCGAATGGTCAAAAAAGTTACGGGAAAAGAAATGCAGTTGGTTCGTCCTCCCTACGGGGCGGCGGAAGGGATCGAAAAAAAAATTCGGGACAAGGGTTTCACCATCGTCAACTGGGATGTAGATACAAAAGATTGGACATCCAGTCGGACGTCTTCTCAGATTCAGCAGGTCATAAAAAGTCAGGCTGTACCAGGGAGTATTATCCTGATGCACTCCGCAGGTGGAAACAGGGAGCAGACTGTTCAGGCTCTCCCACACATTATTTCTCACTTTCGAAACCAGGGATATGACTTGGTTACGGTAGATCAACTATTGGCCATCCCTGCCTATCAAAAGGTAGATCCGTAA
- a CDS encoding zinc-binding dehydrogenase, whose amino-acid sequence MQAVVHHGPNSLDGLKVEEMKEGVPNPDEVKVRLKSSGLNHRDLRILSWRKEEDGPVILGSDGAGIVEETGERVGNVRPGDEVVINPSLGWPCRSEAPPAGFQILGHPTPGTFASSIVVPAENVEPKPKHLTWAEAGVLPLAALTGYRALFSRGMVQAGEHVLIPGIGSGVATFMLLMAKAAGARVTVTSRWEEKRNKALELGADEAIDSDADWNVELKGKKVDLIVDSVGPATFHKSLQQLRPGGRWVNFGETSGSTVEVPLRTLFMGQFDLHGTAMGSSEEFRDMLRLVNQHQIRPVIDQVFPLSEAKQAFMRMEDGQQFGKIGFENN is encoded by the coding sequence ATGCAAGCGGTGGTACACCATGGACCCAATAGCCTGGACGGGCTGAAGGTGGAAGAGATGAAAGAAGGAGTCCCAAACCCCGACGAGGTAAAAGTTCGTTTGAAGTCATCCGGATTGAACCACCGGGATCTTCGGATATTATCCTGGAGGAAAGAAGAGGACGGGCCTGTTATTTTAGGTTCTGATGGAGCGGGTATAGTGGAAGAAACAGGGGAAAGGGTAGGTAACGTACGGCCTGGGGATGAAGTCGTCATCAATCCCAGCCTGGGTTGGCCCTGTCGTTCCGAGGCCCCACCTGCCGGATTTCAGATTTTGGGGCATCCAACACCGGGGACTTTTGCTTCCAGTATTGTGGTTCCGGCAGAAAATGTGGAGCCGAAACCGAAGCACCTCACTTGGGCAGAAGCAGGGGTATTACCCCTGGCGGCTCTGACGGGATATCGTGCTTTGTTCAGCCGGGGAATGGTTCAGGCCGGGGAGCATGTATTGATTCCGGGAATTGGCTCCGGAGTGGCCACTTTTATGTTGTTAATGGCGAAAGCAGCGGGAGCTCGGGTTACTGTCACCTCACGATGGGAAGAGAAACGAAATAAAGCCTTGGAATTAGGTGCAGATGAAGCTATTGACAGTGATGCAGACTGGAATGTGGAACTAAAGGGGAAAAAGGTGGATTTGATCGTAGACAGTGTAGGGCCGGCTACTTTCCACAAATCATTGCAACAGCTTCGTCCCGGAGGTCGGTGGGTTAACTTTGGGGAAACTTCCGGTTCTACTGTAGAGGTTCCGCTGCGTACCTTGTTTATGGGACAGTTTGACTTACATGGTACTGCAATGGGCAGCAGTGAAGAGTTCCGGGATATGCTTCGCTTGGTAAACCAGCATCAAATTAGACCGGTAATCGATCAAGTCTTTCCCCTTTCTGAAGCCAAACAGGCTTTTATGCGGATGGAAGACGGACAACAGTTTGGTAAAATCGGCTTCGAAAATAATTAA
- a CDS encoding GMC family oxidoreductase, translated as MNSRKYTDEKVDAVIVGAGAAGGVLAHELSKAGLKVVVLDAGPMRDPQKDFASDELSMKNLGWQDTRIVDGKNPLTMGHNNSGRGVGGGTVHFTGVFLRFHDSDFRVRTLDGVAEDWPIRYKDLEPYYEKIEKEIAVSGPKYFPWGNFHGPYPFPEREPLSPNAYMFQNGCEKLGIQSTVAPLAILSAPFEGRPPCINRGFCNQGCMPDSKFSTLIVHIPKAVKAGAEVLADCMVTQVLTDQEGKATGVEFIHEGKTYRQKARIVILSAYVVETPRLLLNSATTLFPDGLANSSGWVGKAFMTHSSYDVYGKFDEEIRLYKGTPVLATTQDFYETDPRRDFVRGYTLHAHGSRPVEFIQGISKSEGGPVWGKELRKVAQDYNCYGRVTLVGEVLPEENNRISLAEEKDQYGMPRAKVTFSYGENDRKLIRHAVSKMKQIVEAAGGVPHFVIPDTAHLMGGCRMGEDPTTSVVNSFGQTHDIPNLFISDASVFVTSGGGNPTNTVMALAARCSDYIKEQMRTREL; from the coding sequence ATGAACAGTCGAAAATATACAGATGAAAAGGTAGATGCCGTTATTGTGGGGGCTGGAGCTGCAGGTGGTGTCTTGGCCCATGAATTGAGTAAAGCCGGATTAAAGGTTGTGGTGTTGGATGCAGGGCCCATGAGAGATCCCCAGAAGGATTTTGCCAGTGATGAGCTGAGCATGAAAAACCTCGGTTGGCAAGATACCCGAATTGTAGATGGTAAAAACCCCCTAACTATGGGTCATAACAACAGTGGTCGGGGAGTCGGGGGAGGAACGGTTCATTTTACAGGCGTGTTTCTACGCTTTCACGATTCCGATTTCCGTGTACGCACCTTGGATGGTGTAGCAGAAGATTGGCCAATCAGATATAAAGATCTGGAACCCTACTATGAAAAAATTGAAAAAGAAATTGCGGTTTCCGGGCCTAAATATTTCCCATGGGGAAATTTTCATGGGCCTTATCCTTTCCCGGAACGTGAACCTCTCAGCCCCAATGCTTATATGTTTCAAAACGGGTGTGAAAAATTGGGAATTCAAAGTACAGTAGCTCCCCTTGCTATTTTATCCGCTCCCTTTGAAGGACGTCCCCCCTGTATTAATCGTGGTTTTTGTAACCAGGGATGTATGCCGGATTCCAAATTCAGCACTTTAATCGTCCATATCCCCAAGGCTGTTAAAGCCGGGGCGGAGGTATTGGCAGATTGCATGGTGACACAGGTTTTGACGGATCAGGAGGGAAAAGCCACCGGAGTGGAATTTATTCATGAAGGAAAGACCTATCGACAAAAAGCCCGAATTGTCATCTTATCTGCATATGTGGTGGAAACCCCCCGTTTACTGCTTAATTCCGCTACCACTCTTTTCCCTGACGGACTGGCAAACAGTAGCGGTTGGGTGGGCAAAGCATTTATGACACACAGCAGTTATGATGTGTATGGAAAGTTTGACGAAGAGATTCGATTATACAAAGGGACCCCGGTTCTGGCCACAACCCAGGATTTTTATGAGACAGATCCCCGACGGGATTTTGTACGAGGGTATACCCTTCATGCTCATGGAAGTCGACCCGTGGAGTTTATACAGGGGATTTCAAAGTCTGAGGGGGGACCCGTATGGGGAAAAGAATTACGTAAAGTCGCTCAGGATTACAACTGTTACGGCAGGGTGACCCTTGTGGGCGAAGTGTTGCCTGAAGAAAACAATCGGATTTCATTGGCGGAGGAAAAGGATCAATATGGGATGCCCCGTGCCAAGGTAACCTTCAGCTATGGAGAAAATGACCGGAAACTGATCCGGCATGCGGTCTCCAAGATGAAACAAATCGTCGAGGCTGCTGGAGGTGTTCCTCATTTTGTTATTCCTGATACGGCCCACCTGATGGGAGGCTGCCGAATGGGAGAGGATCCGACAACCTCTGTGGTAAATTCCTTTGGCCAAACTCACGATATTCCCAATCTGTTTATATCGGATGCCAGTGTTTTCGTGACATCCGGCGGCGGGAATCCCACCAATACAGTGATGGCATTGGCAGCCCGATGCTCAGATTATATCAAGGAACAGATGCGGACCAGAGAATTGTAA
- a CDS encoding RDD family protein, producing the protein MENRISVITPEYVNLKFDVAGIGSRALALLLDWLVLIIIGIILVLPAILFFGLADTIGGPLWSSTIIGIFMIVFFFMPMAYYVLMEYYMNGQTLGKKVMGLRVISDRGTAPGLFSLFLRNLLRMVDNMPFAYLVGMTTIFIHNKEKRLGDLAAGTLVVRIDRQAMPHIQYRYNKGEELLTSRELALVTEQQWLLLGDFLSRRDSLEPKKKKEIATRLTNMLFPDNEWDPEKSEYYLETAYYQLGEQLKFAFRVSG; encoded by the coding sequence GTGGAAAACCGAATATCTGTGATTACACCAGAATACGTAAACCTAAAATTTGATGTTGCCGGAATCGGAAGCCGTGCACTGGCTCTTTTGTTGGACTGGCTAGTTCTGATCATAATCGGAATCATCCTGGTTCTGCCCGCCATATTGTTTTTCGGTCTGGCTGACACGATAGGAGGGCCATTGTGGTCGTCAACTATCATCGGCATTTTTATGATCGTCTTCTTTTTTATGCCCATGGCGTACTATGTCCTGATGGAATATTACATGAACGGGCAAACCCTTGGCAAAAAAGTCATGGGATTACGGGTTATATCCGACCGGGGTACTGCTCCTGGTTTATTTTCGCTTTTTTTACGTAATCTGCTGCGTATGGTAGACAATATGCCCTTTGCCTATTTGGTAGGTATGACGACGATTTTTATCCACAACAAAGAAAAGCGATTGGGAGATCTGGCAGCGGGAACTCTTGTGGTTCGAATCGATCGACAAGCCATGCCCCATATTCAATATCGATACAACAAAGGAGAAGAACTGCTGACTTCACGGGAGTTAGCTCTTGTCACAGAGCAGCAATGGTTACTTTTAGGTGATTTCTTGTCCAGGAGGGACAGCTTGGAACCGAAAAAGAAAAAGGAGATCGCCACCCGCCTTACCAACATGTTATTTCCTGATAACGAATGGGACCCGGAAAAATCAGAGTATTATTTGGAAACGGCCTACTATCAGTTGGGAGAACAGCTTAAGTTTGCATTTCGGGTATCCGGCTAA
- a CDS encoding arylamine N-acetyltransferase has protein sequence MSEQYRHHHQTSPDSHFTQKSICSLATETGRISLSDDHLIITEDGEKRNIPIHSSTERTEWLRKVFKIVL, from the coding sequence ATGAGTGAACAATACCGCCACCATCACCAGACCTCTCCGGATTCTCATTTTACGCAGAAATCGATTTGCTCACTCGCCACGGAAACAGGGCGGATCAGTTTATCAGATGATCACCTTATCATTACTGAGGATGGTGAAAAACGAAATATTCCCATTCATTCTTCAACAGAAAGAACAGAGTGGTTGCGAAAAGTCTTTAAGATTGTGTTGTGA
- a CDS encoding gluconate 2-dehydrogenase subunit 3 family protein → MGRYPSYNVLNEKKHWDEHTRSIVTSRLEITRTRRFLKRHEEALLRVICSHLVDDHIKERIDFVLSHIDETLSSKIGEGQRHIHVPKGPDLIRLGLKALDQWVKKRHGVRFTDLSDAIQHQSLMDLSKMKTPELPEWRKVPPIDFFKKLLSLTLEAYYSHPDVWSEIGYGGPAYPRGYVRTQLGQLDPWEAQPEP, encoded by the coding sequence ATGGGACGTTATCCCTCCTATAATGTGCTGAATGAAAAAAAACACTGGGATGAACACACACGTTCTATCGTAACGTCAAGATTAGAGATCACAAGGACAAGGCGATTTCTGAAAAGACATGAGGAAGCATTACTTCGTGTCATTTGTTCCCATCTGGTAGATGATCATATCAAGGAGCGGATCGATTTTGTATTAAGTCATATCGATGAAACTCTTTCTTCCAAGATCGGGGAAGGACAGCGACACATCCATGTGCCTAAAGGACCTGATTTAATTCGGTTGGGGTTGAAAGCTTTGGATCAATGGGTCAAAAAACGGCACGGTGTTCGCTTTACTGATTTGAGCGACGCGATTCAACATCAGTCCTTAATGGATCTTAGTAAGATGAAAACACCGGAATTACCCGAATGGAGAAAGGTACCTCCGATTGATTTTTTTAAAAAACTGTTATCCTTGACTCTGGAAGCTTACTACTCTCACCCGGATGTTTGGTCGGAAATCGGTTATGGCGGCCCCGCCTATCCCCGGGGGTATGTTCGAACACAATTAGGACAATTGGATCCATGGGAGGCACAACCGGAACCATGA
- a CDS encoding DUF58 domain-containing protein, whose protein sequence is MTSLKRLPVRSWFQDNSLLPTSRLMGAVTLGIVFTGAGMVMGYGNLVFFMFYSLLILIAGFDAFSLLLNHGLKLVRESDPFFELDDNNRVDLVVYNPYSYPVRCILRDDFPEGFTVDHREMELTVPPKEMRTIGYTTCPHRRGQHWFTDIHVRFDSRWKFFTRQQRIAAKEEKRVYPRLAEVRKVRSGVYRKQLAMEGPHARQGLGRGTEFSHIREYVPDDEPRWINWHATARRGRLATNVYQPEQGQHVTILIDCGRIMGIKNDHLTRLDRAVEAALAFSAMALERGDQVSLIAFSNGIKRWVPPGKGGAQLQRIIEACFNLEPDFVESSYQTALESFSFYHKRRTLVALFTDASNLTFADELIQQIAVLQRRHLIMTVTMHDPRMTDMEQIRPDTEWDVYRKTVAHVLGREREGRLKQLKRRGVVVLDVPPEQMAASVIQSYIDIKNKSHL, encoded by the coding sequence ATGACCTCATTGAAGAGATTGCCCGTTCGGTCATGGTTCCAAGATAACTCCCTTTTACCCACGTCCCGCTTGATGGGAGCGGTGACACTTGGCATCGTTTTTACAGGTGCAGGCATGGTCATGGGATATGGAAATCTGGTTTTCTTTATGTTTTACAGTTTACTTATCCTGATTGCCGGATTCGATGCTTTTTCACTCTTGCTAAACCACGGTTTGAAACTTGTTCGGGAGAGTGATCCCTTCTTTGAGCTGGATGATAACAATCGTGTGGATCTGGTCGTGTACAATCCCTACTCCTATCCGGTACGATGCATTCTGAGGGATGACTTTCCAGAAGGTTTCACTGTAGATCATCGTGAAATGGAGTTAACTGTTCCCCCTAAGGAAATGAGAACCATCGGATATACAACTTGTCCTCATCGAAGAGGGCAACATTGGTTTACGGATATTCATGTTCGTTTTGACAGCCGTTGGAAATTCTTTACCCGGCAGCAACGAATTGCAGCGAAGGAAGAAAAACGAGTTTATCCCCGGTTAGCAGAGGTACGAAAGGTACGAAGTGGTGTATATCGAAAACAGTTGGCAATGGAAGGTCCCCATGCCCGACAGGGACTTGGAAGAGGCACGGAATTCTCTCACATTCGGGAGTATGTCCCTGATGATGAACCTCGATGGATTAACTGGCATGCCACCGCCCGACGGGGAAGGCTGGCCACCAATGTTTATCAACCGGAGCAGGGACAACATGTTACTATTTTGATCGACTGCGGTCGCATCATGGGCATAAAAAATGATCACCTCACACGCCTGGATCGGGCTGTGGAAGCGGCATTGGCTTTTTCCGCCATGGCTTTGGAGCGAGGAGACCAAGTCAGCCTTATAGCATTTTCTAATGGTATAAAACGCTGGGTTCCCCCAGGGAAAGGAGGAGCCCAGCTACAACGAATTATTGAAGCATGTTTCAATTTGGAACCGGACTTTGTTGAGTCCAGTTACCAAACAGCTCTGGAGTCTTTTTCTTTCTACCATAAACGCCGAACTTTGGTCGCTTTATTTACAGATGCAAGTAATCTCACCTTTGCTGATGAACTGATCCAACAAATTGCTGTATTGCAACGAAGACATCTGATTATGACGGTTACCATGCATGATCCCCGGATGACAGACATGGAGCAAATTCGTCCGGATACAGAGTGGGACGTATATCGAAAAACTGTGGCACATGTTCTGGGAAGGGAAAGAGAAGGTCGACTCAAACAATTAAAACGTAGAGGTGTTGTCGTATTGGATGTTCCTCCAGAGCAGATGGCTGCATCTGTTATTCAATCCTACATTGATATCAAAAACAAATCCCACCTATAA